The following are encoded in a window of Candidatus Nitrosotalea sinensis genomic DNA:
- a CDS encoding DUF5679 domain-containing protein encodes MTQAYCVKCRKKVDIANPKEVKLKNGRPAVKGTCPKCGTNVFRIGKA; translated from the coding sequence ATGACTCAAGCGTACTGCGTAAAATGCAGAAAAAAAGTCGACATCGCAAATCCAAAGGAAGTTAAGCTAAAGAACGGACGACCTGCGGTTAAGGGCACATGTCCAAAATGTGGTACTAACGTCTTCCGAATAGGTAAGGCTTAG